Proteins encoded within one genomic window of Rhinoderma darwinii isolate aRhiDar2 chromosome 5, aRhiDar2.hap1, whole genome shotgun sequence:
- the JCAD gene encoding junctional cadherin 5-associated protein, with protein MFSVEDLLVSHGYRVSKSTLSTYQHRTDGYQHEATDTKSGNGMLNGYPPDLPDTNAVNPAPTKNLFNDHEKGCVNKRRQIVSAGYPRSAQSTDACQTTDTGVPERLQTEKPCWARTDKDIQYWRRRGQDFSVLLNHGGNRLTENIALSIDIEGKRKSNFLDKNTKEFHNTVTENVDKVKQKVRVSPKTSESQMSDGSCEKLEFIPSTIEDDSFLGRNNQKSQLMPKDLPESPCHMAISSTTGESSFAKENKIQSQDKYVVQQDLKSSFLKPKYSRPSKPPSYEVHQQTWGGVDVTENQENQQKEEHNSSPKVLEAIQESCSHDSSMEPPHYIPPPSYKSPPLQHAANQPFKKVPRSSDCIRQNISVEKTSTSDKKPTCCLGNNGPFTKPANHRHSEHCKHSVQYISFDDPRIKHIAAAQDAEKHNHSKKHNDLFRLDPSSQESHLRKREQDSAFINPRNAGHHFVKREGIKHKQWLHITIPDQMCYPLPENRDGATACSLPEDSEPTHKLSLKKTHSDSACETVTKVKKFEPESFVFSKKSSKRKINETIFCLVSIPVKADSATSDMSNSNNRIADNVDRMNMLKHSNGGLHEQRLLSASSSDIELQTLTGSMNNNTELLKQAQSKTEENKQANDLRSGEQRKHKELTYAGSWPGDQYKDQQTQTVFTDIPTSPLYNGTKEGELENKSQFVPTGALLDPRRYPENVRKKIFGMKGQVSFTPSSNSAFSRTSLLLTQIPRTEPCQRFELPNASTDGKEKIVKCEKNEFEDENPCNKKEIFGQFLLKPVSRRPWDAISELESMNKEFQEQDSCSTSNDGEKNVVKEESRVTQVDFSTTRTALRREMLNNNRHIIEVEEVPMFEVLQDECKLDSWCTEKLMYDITEVSAELCKSSKMTEVKNKAMKFLDGCLMGETQVQTKKPGDKLATNTAATTKTEQDQPVQTHANKSPNNQIQHVTDAGFHNFKEDKTCFDHTFFDIVKVSCAKFGQLGDNMIRKLSLADRSHGRSVPDLSKQFVSTSPNGDFYEEHNPLDIPENESLHDRAARILGIDVADDCLVSNGSSEAQSPENIFPGNGVQSEKTTRGKLSEISFSTKETAGVFKSILHLPLDHEKAAEKIKNIDQHQGPSFVCPSEHSETNITRSAEKRVRNPSKRIETLQGKLASTPVRTAIDRLARMKEVDSVSRMRRLSIKSTDSGDELDEERQFYGLHDGRTRKFSTGSIYKRVISLDESILLTPRGKEKLDLSCTDAYDPARVERV; from the exons GGTCCCTGAAAGACTCCAAACGGAAAAGCCATGTTGGGCAAGGACAGATAAAGATATCCAGTATTGGAGAAGGAGAGGCCAGGATTTCAGTGTTTTATTAAACCATGGGGGCAATAGACTAACTGAAAATATTGCATTATCCATAGATATTGAAGGAAAAAGGAAATCAAATTTTCTAGATAAAAACACAAAGGAATTTCACAATACAGTAACTGAAAATGTAGATAAAGTCAAGCAAAAAGTTAGAGTGAGTCCAAAAACATCAGAGAGCCAGATGTCAGATGGCAGTTGTGAAAAGTTAGAATTCATCCCCTCGACTATAGAAGATGATTCATTTTTGGGTCGAAATAATCAGAAATCTCAATTGATGCCAAAAGATTTGCCTGAAAGCCCATGTCACATGGCTATATCTTCAACTACGGGTGAAAGTTCCTTTGCAaaggaaaataaaatacaatcacaGGATAAATATGTTGTACAACAGGACTTAAAAAGCTCATTCTTAAAACCGAAATATAGTCGACCTTCAAAGCCACCCTCATATGAAGTTCACCAGCAAACATGGGGAGGTGTGGATGTAACTGAAAACCAGGAAAACCAACAAAAAGAAGAGCATAATTCATCTCCTAAAGTGTTAGAGGCCATCCAGGAATCTTGCTCCCATGACTCAAGCATGGAGCCCCCTCATTATATACCTCCCCCATCGTATAAGTCCCCACCTCTCCAACATGCAGCTAATCAACCTTTTAAAAAAGTGCCTCGCTCAAGTGATTGCATACGCCAAAATATTTCGGTGGAGAAAACCAGCACAAGTGACAAAAAGCCAACCTGTTGTCTTGGAAATAATGGTCCATTCACTAAACCTGCCAACCATAGGCATTCTGAACATTGCAAACACTCTGTGCAATACATCTCATTTGATGACCCACGTATAAAACATATCGCAGCTGCCCAGGATGCAGAAAAACACAATCACAGTAAAAAACACAACGATCTTTTTAGACTTGACCCATCAAGTCAAGAAAGTCATTTAAGGAAGCGAGAACAAGACAGTGCCTTTATAAATCCTAGAAATGCAGGCCATCATTTTGTAAAAAGAGAGGGTATAAAACACAAGCAATGGTTGCACATCACCATCCCAGATCAAATGTGCTATCCTCTGCCGGAAAATAGAGACGGAGCAACGGCTTGCAGCTTACCAGAGGACAGTGAGCCTACTCACAAACTCTCTTTAAAAAAGACCCATTCGGATAGTGCTTGCGAAACTGtaacaaaagttaaaaaatttgAGCCTGAATCATTTGTTTTTAGTAAAAAAAGTTCaaagagaaaaataaatgaaacaatATTTTGCTTGGTCTCCATTCCTGTTAAAGCTGACTCTGCCACATCAGATATGTCTAACAGCAACAACCGTATAGCAGACAATGTGGACAGGATGAACATGTTAAAACATAGCAATGGGGGTCTACATGAGCAAAGGCTTTTAAGTGCATCTTCCAGTGACATCGAGCTGCAGACACTTACAGGAAGCATGAACAATAATACCGAGCTACTAAAACAAGCTCAGTCCAAAACAGAGGAAAATAAACAAGCAAATGACCTCAGATCTGGTGAGCAGAGGAAACACAAAGAACTGACATATGCTGGCTCTTGGCCAGGCGATCAGTACAAAGATCAACAAACTCAAACAGTTTTTACAGATATACCGACTTCCCCACTTTACAATGGTACAAAAGAAGGCGAACTGGAAAATAAATCTCAATTTGTTCCTACAGGTGCATTGCTAGATCCTCGAAGATATCCAGaaaatgttagaaaaaaaatatttggtatgAAAGGTCAAGTTAGCTTTACACCTTCTAGTAATAGTGCATTTTCCAGGACATCTTTATTATTGACACAGATACCTAGAACTGAGCCATGCCAAAGGTTTGAACTTCCCAATGCCAGTacagatggaaaagaaaaaattgtCAAGTGTGAAAAGAATGAGTTTGAAGATGAAAACCCATGCAATAAAAAGGAAATTTTTGGACAGTTCCTTTTAAAACCTGTAAGTCGACGTCCTTGGGATGCTATAAGCGAACTAGAAAGTATGAATAAAGAGTTTCAGGAGCAGGATAGTTGTTCTACTTCGAATGATGGGGAAAAGAATGTAGTGAAGGAGGAAAGTAGGGTGACTCAGGTGGACTTCTCCACCACGAGGACAGCATTGAGAAGAGAAATGTTAAACAACAATAGACATATTATAGAGGTAGAAGAAGTGCCAATGTTTGAGGTCCTTCAGGATGAATGTAAGTTAGATAGCTGGTGTACAGAGAAGTTaatgtatgatataactgaggTCAGTGCTGAATTATGCAAATCTTCGAAAATGACTGAAGTGAAGAATAAAGCTATGAAGTTCTTGGATGGATGCTTAATGGGGGAAACACAAGTTCAGACCAAGAAACCTGGAGACAAATTGGCTACAAACACTGCTGCAACGACTAAGACAGAACAGGATCAACCGGTGCAAACACATGCAAATAAAAGCCCCAACAATCAAATACAGCATGTTACAGACGCTGGCTTTCATAATTTTAAAGAAGACAAAACATGTTTTGACCATACATTTTTTGACATTGTTAAGGTCAGCTGTGCAAAATTTGGACAACTAGGGGACAATATGATCCGGAAGTTGTCACTAGCTGACAGAAGTCATGGACGTTCTGTTCCAGACCTAAGCAAGCAGTTCGTTAGCACAAGCCCTAATGGAGACTTTTATGAGGAGCACAATCCTTTGGATATCCCTGAGAATGAGTCACTACACGATAGAGCTGCCAGAATTCTTGGAATTGACGTAGCAGATGATTGCCTGGTGTCAAATGGGAGCTCTGAAGCTCAAAGTCCAGAAAATATTTTCCCTGGTAATGGTGTACAATCAGAGAAAACTACAAGGGGGAAATTGAGTGAAATCTCTTTTTCTACAAAAGAGACAGCAGGCGTATTCAAGAGTATCCTGCATTTGCCTTTAGACCATGAGAAAGCtgctgagaaaataaaaaatattgatcAACATCAGGGCCCATCTTTTGTGTGTCCGTCTGAACACAGTGAGACCAACATTACTCGCAGTGCTGAAAAACGGGTAAGGAACCCTTCAAAGAGGATTGAAACATTACAGGGTAAGCTTGCCTCTACACCTGTTCGGACTGCTATAGATCGCCTTGCTCGAATGAAAGAGGTTGATTCTGTTTCACGAATGAGGCGGTTAAGTATTAAAAGCACAGATTCAGGTGATGAATTAGATGAAGAAAGACAGTTCTATGGGCTGCATGATGGAAGAACCCGAAAATTTTCCACCGGCTCCATTTATAAACGAGTGATCTCCTTGGATGAGAGTATACTCTTAACACCCAGAGGAAAAGAAAAGTTGGATCTATCATGCACAG atgccTATGATCCTGCGAGAGTGGAAAGAGTTTAA